AGGGGGAAGGCTCTCTGCAATCTTGGGGGGAATTGCACTTCGATAGAGAAGGAAGTGTTACCATGAAAAAATTTTTTTCGCACGTAGAGAAAATAGAGTTTATTTTAGGTTCTATAGGGCTTTTGACAGCAATCGTTCTTACGTTCTGTCAAGTAGTCAATCGGTACTGGTTGCATTTCGAAATTATGTGGATTGCTGATTTTGCGCTTTATATCTTCATTTTCACAATTTATATTGCTATCCCCTATGGTGCGGCTCTGAAAACACATATTGCTGTCGATATTCTCCCCGATCATTTTTGCGGGGATGACAGGGCGAAAAGGGCGATCTTCGATATCGTTAAGAGTTCTGTCACCATCCTTATGGTGCTTTCTATTAGTAGTCCTGTTATGAGAGTTGCTAAAAGAGCGTATAGATACCCGGAGTACGCGACTCTTGTTCGCTGGTTCAATATGAGCTGGCTTATTTACGCAATGGCAGTAATGATCGTTTTGGTGATTCTCCATTACGGCTGGCATGTAGCTTGTGATGTTTACGAGTTAAAACAACTCCGCTGGATTTCAGTAAATGAAGGGGAGGCAAAATAGATGTTAGACCTCGGTACGGTGACCACACTAATTGCTTTTCTTGTGGGGATCGTTCTGGGTTTCCCCATAGGGTGGCTTTTTATAGGTTCAACGGCTTTGGGCCTTTTTGTTATGGGGAGCCCTACGGTCTTTATGGCAAATGCTTTTTTTCATTCGTTAGATTCATCAACAATTATGGCTATAGCGTTTTTTGTTTTTTCAGGAGCGTTGATATCAGAGGCAGGATTGGCAGATCGCATAGTTAACTTTTCTTATTCACTGGTTGGGCGCCTCAGAGGCGGTCTTACGGGCGTAGGTATTGTGGCGACTCTATTCCTTAGTGCTTTAACGGGATCATCCGTCCCCTGCATTGCGGCGCTGATTCCATTGCTGGTGCCGCGGTTGGAGAAGTTCGGCTACAGAAGGGTGTATACGACAGCTCTTCTTTGTTCTTCAAGCTATTTGGGATATCTGATTCCTCCCAGTGTGCCTGCAATGATCTATTGTCTTCTGGCGGGGCAGTCTGTGGCGGCCCTCTTTCTGGCCACTGTCTTTCCGGGGATCTTGCTGGCTATTGGTTACGGGATGCTAAACTACTTTATGGTGGGGCGTTATACGTTTGAAAGCACAGAAAAACCTTTGCTTCCCACCACTTTTGAAGAATCTGTTAAAGATATATTGCACACAGGCAAGATTGCCATTCCGGCGCTCGGTTGTCCAGTGCTGATCCTCGTTGGTATCTATGGCGGAATCTTTACTCCTAACGAAGCTGGCGGCATTGCCGCAGTATACTGTCTTTTGATAGGCTGGTTTGTCTATCGTGAACTTACCAACGCCAAGCTGAAGAAGGCTCTCTCCAGCACTATTGGTACTTTTGGTATGACTACTTTGCTTCTCGCCGGCGGAACAATCCTTACCCGCTACCTTACCCGTCAGGGAGTAGCTCAGGAAGTGGCCAATTTTATGCTGAACATGTTTGAAAACAAATATCTCATTCTTCTCATGTTAAACTTCTTCCTTTTGATACTGGGCATGTTCCTTGATGGTATTCCTATTTTGATCCTCGTTGTTCCCTTGGCGCTTCCTCTTATGCAGGAGCTCGGCATAAACTTGGTGCACCTTGGAGCTATCATGGTTGTCAATGTGGGAATAGGAGTCATGACACCGCCCTTTGCTATGTCAATCTTTGTTGGTTCACGACTGGCAGAGGTACCGGCCGCAGAATTAACAAAAACGATGTTGCCGTTTTTGTTTTTGGTCTCAATTCCCGTTTTGTTGCTGACTACATATATTCCAGCATTGTCATGCTGGCTTCCTGAAATTCTTTTGGGATCATCCATAGTGGGACCATGGTAATTCTGAGAATGGGAAAATTTTTTGAGGGGAGGTTCTATTTTGTTTGATATTTTAATTAAAAACGGTACCTGTTATGCAGGAGACGGAAAACCTGGTTTTGTTTCTGATGTGGCTATTGAGGCAGGAGTTATAGCGGCAATAGGCAATCTGCAAAACGCAGAAGCAAAGCGAGTGATCGATGCTCGGAATTTAGCAGTAGCTCCAGGATTTATCGACACCCACAGCCACTCTGATCTTGTTGCACTTGTAGAACCTGAAATTGCAAATAAGACAACCCAGGGAATAACCACAGACATAATAGGACAGGATGGAATGTCTCTTGCCCCAGTTAAGACGGAGTATGTCGGAACATGGAAAAAAGTCATGGCTGGCCTGGAAGGGCAATATGAAGTGGAGTGGGATTGGCTTAGTTCCTCCGATTATCTCTCCCGGTTAGATGATCAGCCTCTTGGGCCCAATCTTGGCTATCTTGCTCCTTATGGAAATATACGTATGTGTGCTGTGGGTCTTGACAATCGTCCAGCTACAAAGGACGAAATCGCAAAAATGCAAAATCTCCTGGAAGAAGCCATATTAAATGGAGCGATGGGCTTATCTACAGGTTTGATCTATCCTCCTTGCAGTTACGCGTCAGAGGATGAAATAGCCGAGCTTACAAAGGTGCTTACTAAATACGGTCTTCCTCTGGTGATTCACCAGAGAAGCGAGGCAGATTATATATTGGAGTCCATGGACGAGGTAATAAGGATCAGCCGGAAATCTGGCTGCCCCATCCACTTCTCTCACTTTAAACTCTGTGGCAAGAAGAATGCTCATCTCTTCGACGCTGTAATGGAGAAACTGGAAATAGCATCCAGAGAAATCTCAGTTTCCTTTGATCAGTACCCTTATACCGCTGGGAGCACGACGTTCAGCGTCATTCTTCCTCCTTGGGTTCATGACGGAGGCGCAGATAAGGCACTAGCTCGTTTGGCCGACCCCGTGGCCCGTGAACGGATGAAACAGGATATTCATAATGGCATTCCCGGATGGGATAACTTCATTGATTTTGCGGGAATGGAAAATATATCTGTAACTTTCGTTAAAACTGACAAAAATGCCGATGTAGTAGGCAAGAATATGATCGAGATCGGCAAGTTGAGAGGGAAAGATCCACTTGACGCGGCTTTTGATGTTCTTCTTGAGGAAGAAATGGTGGTAGGGCTGGTCGATTTTTACGGCTATGAGGAGCACATTGAAAAAATCCTCGCCCACCCCCTTCAAAACGTTTGCACCGATGGCATTCTTGGAGCCCACCCTCATCCCAGGGTATATGGTTCTTTCCCCAGAGTGTTGGGAAGTTATGTGCGGGAACGTAAGATTCTGGATCTTCCTACGGCGATTCACAAAATGACCGGACGGCCCGCTTCAATTTTCAAGATGAAAAATAGAGGTTTTCTTAAAGAAGGTTATGCGGCAGATATCACAATCTTTGACCCCGAAACCGTTATCGACACCGCGACTTACGAAAATCCAAAGCAGTTTTCCAAAGGAATTCCTTATGTCATGGTAGGCGGAAAGCTCGCAGTTGATGATGAAGTAGTTATGAAGGGGAAATCGGGGCGAGTGGTTAGGTTTGAAGGTTAGGCAACTGGTTTAATAGTTTTGTCCCAGTTTCTGTGAGGAGGTATTTCAATGGCTATGGAGTGGAGTGAGTCTTTAGTTTCTTTATGTAGAGAAATGATACGCCGGCCCAGTCTTTCCGGGCAGGAAAAAGAAATGGCTGATTTTGTAGAACAGAGGATGATAGAACTAGGATTTGACTCTGTAGAGCGGGATCATTATGGAAACGTTTCAGGGCGCATTGTTCTGGGCAGCGGCGGGCGTCGAATACTTTTTGAGGGACATATGGACCATGTTGATATAGTGGATCCCTCCAAGTGGACCCACGACCCCTTCGGTGCGGAAGTAGTTGATGGACGTATATATGGAAGGGCAACATCAGACATGAAGGGAAACCTTGCCGCTTCCATCATGGCGGCAGCCTTGATAAAAAAAGAAAAGGCAGACCTTAACGGCGAGATCATAGTTGCGGGCTCTGTCCATGAAGAGTGTTTTGAAGGGGTTGCATCCGAGGCCATAGGCAAGCGTTGGAATCCTGACTGTGTTGTTATCGGCGAGGCGTCCTCTCTGAATCTTAAAAGAGGGCAACGTGGTCGCGCAGAAGTTGTTTTGGAAACTTATGGCAAATCAGCTCACTCCTCCAACCCAGAGGTAGGTTTGAATGCCGTCAAGGCTATGGTTCCTCTTCTTTCTGCTATAGAGAATGAGTTTGAGCCAAAGGAACAGCCGGTCCTTGGCAAGGGAATCCTCGAGTTGACAGATATCATCTCTTCTCCTTATCCTGGAGCCAGTGTAGTGCCTGAACGCTGCCGTGTAACCTATGACCGCCGGCTTCTGGTTGGCGAGACGGATACAGAGGTTTTGGCCCAGATCCAGAAGATTATTGATGAAGAGAAGGGGCGCAATCCCCAGCTTAAAGCAAACGTATCCCTTGCGGTTGGAAGGGAAACCTGCTATACAGGCGATTCTATAGAAGCCACCCGTTACGCGCCAGGATGGCTTTTCCCTGAAGATAACTGGTTTGTGGCCGCAGCCATGCGCGGTTTGCGCGAGGCAGGTTTGAACCCAGAGCTTTCTCACTATGCCTTCTGTACCAATGGCAGCTACTATGCTGGAAAAGCGGGAATCCCAACCATAGGTTTTGGCGGTTCCCTGGAATCTCTGGCCCATGTGGTCGATGAGTATATTGAGATAGACCAGCTTGAGAAGGCCTGTCTCGGCTATATGGGAATTATCCGTTCTGTGTTGGGATAAACACATAACCAAATCTACGTAAAGAGAAAGCATAGACGTGCGTTTTGTCAACGCACGTCTATGCTTAATTGAATATCCTGCCCTATCCTAGAATGACGTTGTCTAATGTTTTGTAAGCTCTTCCTCGAAAATTTGGGATGAAAGCTATTGACCATCGCGGTTGGTATGATGGACAATATTCCTGTTGTTATATTGGCGGCCCTTTCTCCCTTTAATGGTAGGTTTTCTGCCATCTCTTCTTGAATTTTATCCCCTATATCTGGAGAAGCGCCTTGCGCACTGCGGCCTCCAACTTTTTATGAAACCTCAGTTTTCTCTGTTGTTGGGAAAATATGGCGCACTATTTCCCGGGGGGAGATCATTGTAGAAAATTGCGAATATGTGGGGATGAAAAAAAGAGGACATTTCCTTCAAAATATGAGAGAAACGGGAGTGTGAGGGCATGGGGAAAAGGATTCTTGTCGCACTGGGAGGCAACGCAATTTTGCAGCCTGGTCAAAAAGGGACGTCGGCGGAACAGGTGACAAATATTGATAAGACTGTAAAGCAGCTCATAGATGTTGTTGAAAAAGGGTATGAGTTAGTTTTGACCCATGGAAATGGCCCTCAGGTGGGAGCCATTTTGATACAGCACGAGATGGCAAAAGAGGCAATTCCTGCCATGCCCCTTGATTTCTGTGGGGCAGAAAGCCAGGGCCTTATCGGATACATGCTATGTCAGAGCATACGCAACGAATGTGCCGGGCGGGGACTTAAAAAAGAAGCTGTTTGTATTGTTACTCAAGTTGAAGTGGACCCTCACGATAAGGCATTCAGAAATCCTACTAAGCCTGTCGGCCCCTTTTATACTCAGGCAGAAGCGGAACAGAATATGGCTGAGCGGGGTGAACGCTGGATCGAGGATGCCGGAAGGGGCTGGCGGAAAGTAGTCCCTTCTCCGGAGCCTAAGGAAATTGTAGAAAAAGAAGTGATACGCGCCCTTGTAGACCAGGGAACGGTTGTTATTGCCTCTGGTGGCGGTGGCATCCCTGTCTGTCGGAACGATCAGGGACAATTGTATGGAGTTGAGGCTGTTATAGACAAAGATTTAGCTGGCGAGCGGCTTGCTCTGGATGTAGGGGCGGATATCTTCGTAATATTGACAGATGTTTCTCATGCAATTCTTCATTACAACACCCCCCAGCAGAAACCTTTAAAGAAAGTTACTCTGGAGGAAATGAAAAAATACATAGAGGAAGGGCATTTCCGGGCTGGTTCAATGGGACCGAAAGTGCGGGCAGCACTCAATTTTGTAAAAAAAGGGGGAGGAAGGGCTATCATTGCCAGATTAGATCAGGTCATTCCCGCCTTGAAAGGTGAAGTTGGCACCCAAATAGAGAGTACGCTCTAAAATAAATTATTCGTGCTAATATAGTGAGAGTTCAAAATATAATAAGAATGTGCGAAATAGACCCCTTTTAAAAACAATTTTTTGCTAAATCCATGTTGATGCCGACGCCATGGACTATAAAGCATAAAGGGGGTAGTGGTTATGTATTTCGATGTAGTAATTAAAGGTGGACTTTGTTACCTTGGAGATGGCGGGGACCCGGTAAGAAGCGATGTGGGCATAGTAGGGTCTCGTATTGAGGCCATTGGAGATCTGAATGACGCGCAAACGGGTTTAAGTGTTGATGCCGCTGGGAAAGTGGTTTGTCCTGGCTTTGTTGATACCCAT
This region of Aminobacterium colombiense DSM 12261 genomic DNA includes:
- a CDS encoding TRAP transporter small permease codes for the protein MKKFFSHVEKIEFILGSIGLLTAIVLTFCQVVNRYWLHFEIMWIADFALYIFIFTIYIAIPYGAALKTHIAVDILPDHFCGDDRAKRAIFDIVKSSVTILMVLSISSPVMRVAKRAYRYPEYATLVRWFNMSWLIYAMAVMIVLVILHYGWHVACDVYELKQLRWISVNEGEAK
- a CDS encoding TRAP transporter large permease translates to MLDLGTVTTLIAFLVGIVLGFPIGWLFIGSTALGLFVMGSPTVFMANAFFHSLDSSTIMAIAFFVFSGALISEAGLADRIVNFSYSLVGRLRGGLTGVGIVATLFLSALTGSSVPCIAALIPLLVPRLEKFGYRRVYTTALLCSSSYLGYLIPPSVPAMIYCLLAGQSVAALFLATVFPGILLAIGYGMLNYFMVGRYTFESTEKPLLPTTFEESVKDILHTGKIAIPALGCPVLILVGIYGGIFTPNEAGGIAAVYCLLIGWFVYRELTNAKLKKALSSTIGTFGMTTLLLAGGTILTRYLTRQGVAQEVANFMLNMFENKYLILLMLNFFLLILGMFLDGIPILILVVPLALPLMQELGINLVHLGAIMVVNVGIGVMTPPFAMSIFVGSRLAEVPAAELTKTMLPFLFLVSIPVLLLTTYIPALSCWLPEILLGSSIVGPW
- a CDS encoding N-acyl-D-amino-acid deacylase family protein, with translation MFDILIKNGTCYAGDGKPGFVSDVAIEAGVIAAIGNLQNAEAKRVIDARNLAVAPGFIDTHSHSDLVALVEPEIANKTTQGITTDIIGQDGMSLAPVKTEYVGTWKKVMAGLEGQYEVEWDWLSSSDYLSRLDDQPLGPNLGYLAPYGNIRMCAVGLDNRPATKDEIAKMQNLLEEAILNGAMGLSTGLIYPPCSYASEDEIAELTKVLTKYGLPLVIHQRSEADYILESMDEVIRISRKSGCPIHFSHFKLCGKKNAHLFDAVMEKLEIASREISVSFDQYPYTAGSTTFSVILPPWVHDGGADKALARLADPVARERMKQDIHNGIPGWDNFIDFAGMENISVTFVKTDKNADVVGKNMIEIGKLRGKDPLDAAFDVLLEEEMVVGLVDFYGYEEHIEKILAHPLQNVCTDGILGAHPHPRVYGSFPRVLGSYVRERKILDLPTAIHKMTGRPASIFKMKNRGFLKEGYAADITIFDPETVIDTATYENPKQFSKGIPYVMVGGKLAVDDEVVMKGKSGRVVRFEG
- a CDS encoding YgeY family selenium metabolism-linked hydrolase, with translation MAMEWSESLVSLCREMIRRPSLSGQEKEMADFVEQRMIELGFDSVERDHYGNVSGRIVLGSGGRRILFEGHMDHVDIVDPSKWTHDPFGAEVVDGRIYGRATSDMKGNLAASIMAAALIKKEKADLNGEIIVAGSVHEECFEGVASEAIGKRWNPDCVVIGEASSLNLKRGQRGRAEVVLETYGKSAHSSNPEVGLNAVKAMVPLLSAIENEFEPKEQPVLGKGILELTDIISSPYPGASVVPERCRVTYDRRLLVGETDTEVLAQIQKIIDEEKGRNPQLKANVSLAVGRETCYTGDSIEATRYAPGWLFPEDNWFVAAAMRGLREAGLNPELSHYAFCTNGSYYAGKAGIPTIGFGGSLESLAHVVDEYIEIDQLEKACLGYMGIIRSVLG
- the arcC gene encoding carbamate kinase, whose translation is MGKRILVALGGNAILQPGQKGTSAEQVTNIDKTVKQLIDVVEKGYELVLTHGNGPQVGAILIQHEMAKEAIPAMPLDFCGAESQGLIGYMLCQSIRNECAGRGLKKEAVCIVTQVEVDPHDKAFRNPTKPVGPFYTQAEAEQNMAERGERWIEDAGRGWRKVVPSPEPKEIVEKEVIRALVDQGTVVIASGGGGIPVCRNDQGQLYGVEAVIDKDLAGERLALDVGADIFVILTDVSHAILHYNTPQQKPLKKVTLEEMKKYIEEGHFRAGSMGPKVRAALNFVKKGGGRAIIARLDQVIPALKGEVGTQIESTL